One genomic window of Ruficoccus amylovorans includes the following:
- a CDS encoding PEGA domain-containing protein: MFKKVNLLVPALLISVFATGCSTFEKGSPEAVEVQSFPPGANVYVNGDLVGQTPYTVELGRKSTATVEVEKDGYRTKTVSVAPIENENSRDVVQFGLLHEVGYYQSLSPNPISVQLVPNEIPTSRSADQYGEMLELISVVDQQRESGQIDPVEHKYKVEKIIEFYTE; encoded by the coding sequence ATGTTCAAAAAAGTCAACCTGCTTGTTCCTGCCCTTCTAATTTCAGTCTTCGCCACCGGCTGCTCAACTTTTGAGAAAGGCTCTCCCGAGGCCGTCGAGGTGCAGAGCTTCCCCCCCGGAGCTAACGTGTACGTAAACGGTGACCTCGTCGGTCAGACCCCGTACACCGTCGAGCTGGGGCGCAAATCCACCGCCACCGTCGAGGTCGAGAAAGACGGCTATCGCACCAAGACCGTCAGTGTCGCCCCGATCGAAAACGAAAACTCGCGGGATGTGGTGCAGTTCGGCCTGCTCCACGAAGTCGGCTACTACCAGAGCCTCTCCCCCAACCCCATTTCCGTCCAGCTCGTCCCGAACGAGATCCCGACCTCCCGCAGCGCCGACCAGTACGGCGAAATGCTTGAACTGATCAGCGTGGTTGACCAGCAGCGCGAAAGCGGTCAGATCGACCCCGTCGAGCACAAGTACAAGGTCGAAAAGATCATTGAATTCTATACAGAGTAA
- the gcvH gene encoding glycine cleavage system protein GcvH, with the protein MSDIPSELKYTEDHEWILVQEDGTALIGITDHAQESLGDITFVDLPQAGDSFAQGETFGAVESVKAASDLYMPVSGEIIESNPDLDAAPESVNNDPYGAAWMIKVKVSDPSELDKLLNAAAYEAIL; encoded by the coding sequence ATGAGTGACATTCCCAGCGAGCTGAAGTACACCGAAGACCACGAATGGATTCTCGTCCAGGAGGACGGAACGGCCCTGATTGGCATCACCGATCATGCCCAGGAAAGTCTGGGGGACATCACCTTCGTTGACCTGCCCCAGGCCGGGGACAGCTTCGCCCAGGGCGAGACCTTCGGCGCGGTCGAATCGGTCAAGGCCGCCTCGGACCTGTACATGCCCGTTTCCGGCGAAATCATCGAGTCCAACCCGGACCTCGACGCCGCTCCCGAGTCCGTCAACAACGACCCCTATGGCGCCGCCTGGATGATCAAGGTCAAGGTCAGCGATCCCTCCGAGCTGGACAAGCTCCTCAACGCCGCCGCCTACGAAGCGATCCTGTAG
- a CDS encoding glycoside hydrolase family 3 C-terminal domain-containing protein, producing MITTIPSSLNKHVKPCVVIAAMAFVASLGLVSGKTPVYKDPDAPLNDRVDDLFDRLTEDEKLSLMAGSSFGSTPIPRLGVPSMTMVDAGQGVRGGAKETRGPATAFPSGVTMASSWDAELLRRIGETLAVETLNKGPGSQILLGPAINIHRSPLGGRNGEYFSEDPYLTALMAVPYIRGLQSNGVAACAKHFAANNEETDRSFVDVQVSERALREIYLPAFRASVQEAGAWTVMSSYNKVNGVQASENSYLLTDVLRKGWGFDGVVISDWHAVHDVASVQAGNNLEMPDGKYATPAEIKTALRNGIVTQEAIDASAKSMLRTIIRVGLLDHVHEPDNSRINAPEHSQLAQEVAEKSIVLLKNERGVLPIGRKKVRSIAVIGQPAKDLMIGAEGSPRVEPFKTVQILDGIEQEAGNSIKVHYYPFRQPTLLAGNYVRVPGTDDSGFRAEYFENMNYQGEPVLTRVEPEIDFEGITAQKMGIPLKRYSVRWTTDLSVPVSGVYYFGFMADDGFQLKIDGKTVLERQRNWASRERLMFVDIPLQSGEVYKLELEYLYKRNKMLARLEWMPPAPAGATEAVTGAREADIAIVCASTLKTEGEAIDRSTMNLPMGQTEQIRAIAAANQNTVVVLNNGGPVDMSEWVDAVPAVLEAWLPGENGGAAIARILFGEVNPSGKLPVTLALKRSDYPDYGNFPGTGDYSKNESVAKYEEGIYVGYRHFDKAGIEPLFPFGHGLSYTTFDIGEIALSQASLKADGTVEVHIQVANTGNRAGEEVVQLYVHDPKPRVDKPVRQLKGFRKVALKPGEMKTVVLMLSPRDLAYFDADGKQWRADAGSYEIQVGTSSRSIRRIVTLELEESWTEAVPLSRNFTNM from the coding sequence ATGATTACGACTATACCCTCGTCCTTAAATAAACACGTCAAGCCCTGCGTAGTAATCGCTGCTATGGCATTTGTGGCGAGTTTGGGTCTTGTATCCGGAAAAACCCCAGTTTATAAGGACCCTGACGCCCCCCTCAATGATCGTGTGGATGATTTGTTCGACAGACTGACGGAGGATGAAAAACTATCACTGATGGCGGGTAGTAGTTTCGGTTCGACACCGATTCCACGTCTCGGAGTGCCTTCGATGACGATGGTGGATGCCGGGCAAGGTGTCCGGGGTGGAGCGAAAGAGACGCGTGGACCAGCTACAGCTTTTCCCTCTGGTGTTACCATGGCCTCAAGCTGGGATGCCGAGCTGTTGCGCCGTATTGGGGAGACCTTGGCCGTCGAAACACTGAACAAGGGACCCGGTTCACAAATTCTGCTCGGGCCAGCCATTAATATCCACCGCTCACCGTTGGGCGGACGCAACGGGGAATATTTCAGCGAAGACCCTTACCTGACTGCACTCATGGCTGTGCCCTACATCCGGGGCTTGCAGTCAAACGGCGTGGCAGCCTGCGCCAAGCACTTTGCGGCGAACAACGAGGAAACAGATCGTAGTTTTGTGGATGTCCAGGTCAGTGAGCGGGCTCTGCGTGAAATCTATTTACCAGCTTTCCGGGCCTCCGTGCAGGAAGCGGGTGCCTGGACCGTCATGAGTTCCTACAACAAGGTTAACGGTGTTCAGGCTTCGGAAAATTCTTATCTGCTTACGGATGTCCTTCGGAAAGGTTGGGGCTTTGATGGCGTCGTTATCTCCGATTGGCATGCGGTTCATGATGTCGCTTCGGTGCAGGCTGGGAACAATCTGGAAATGCCGGATGGCAAATACGCCACGCCCGCTGAGATCAAAACCGCTTTACGGAATGGGATTGTCACGCAAGAGGCCATAGACGCCTCGGCCAAGAGCATGCTCAGGACGATTATTCGTGTTGGCTTGCTCGACCATGTGCATGAGCCGGATAACTCCCGCATAAACGCACCTGAACACAGTCAACTGGCCCAGGAAGTCGCAGAAAAAAGCATCGTCTTGCTCAAGAACGAGAGGGGGGTATTGCCCATTGGGCGAAAGAAAGTCCGTTCCATCGCCGTAATCGGCCAGCCAGCCAAGGACCTGATGATTGGCGCCGAGGGCAGCCCCAGGGTAGAGCCGTTTAAAACCGTTCAGATACTCGATGGTATTGAGCAGGAAGCGGGTAATTCCATTAAAGTCCACTACTACCCTTTCCGTCAACCGACATTATTGGCCGGCAACTATGTGAGAGTGCCGGGAACGGACGACTCCGGCTTCAGGGCGGAGTATTTCGAGAATATGAATTATCAGGGGGAGCCTGTTCTGACCCGTGTTGAACCTGAAATCGACTTCGAAGGCATTACTGCCCAAAAGATGGGCATCCCCCTCAAGAGGTATAGCGTCCGATGGACGACGGATCTTTCGGTGCCTGTTTCTGGGGTTTACTATTTCGGCTTTATGGCCGATGACGGTTTCCAGTTGAAAATCGATGGCAAAACCGTGCTCGAGCGCCAGCGTAATTGGGCTTCCCGTGAGCGCTTGATGTTTGTAGACATCCCGCTACAGTCTGGAGAAGTCTATAAGCTTGAGCTCGAATACCTTTACAAGCGGAACAAGATGCTCGCCAGACTCGAGTGGATGCCGCCGGCTCCAGCGGGCGCAACCGAGGCGGTAACTGGTGCGCGAGAGGCTGATATCGCCATCGTATGTGCATCCACGCTGAAAACCGAGGGCGAGGCGATTGATCGCAGTACGATGAACCTTCCGATGGGACAGACTGAACAGATCCGCGCAATTGCCGCAGCTAATCAGAACACCGTGGTGGTCCTGAACAATGGCGGGCCAGTCGACATGTCTGAATGGGTTGATGCTGTCCCGGCCGTGCTCGAAGCCTGGCTTCCGGGCGAAAACGGCGGAGCGGCCATCGCACGCATCCTCTTCGGTGAGGTCAATCCCTCCGGTAAGCTCCCCGTCACACTGGCGCTCAAGCGTAGCGATTACCCGGATTATGGCAATTTTCCAGGGACGGGCGATTACTCGAAAAATGAAAGTGTGGCCAAGTACGAAGAGGGTATCTATGTTGGCTACCGTCACTTTGATAAAGCGGGGATCGAGCCGCTCTTTCCTTTCGGACACGGCTTATCCTATACCACCTTTGATATCGGTGAGATCGCCCTTTCCCAGGCGAGCTTGAAAGCCGATGGCACAGTTGAAGTCCACATTCAGGTGGCCAACACCGGCAACCGTGCCGGAGAAGAGGTGGTGCAACTCTATGTGCACGACCCAAAGCCGCGGGTTGACAAACCCGTTCGCCAACTGAAGGGCTTTAGAAAAGTTGCGCTCAAGCCCGGTGAAATGAAAACCGTGGTCCTTATGCTGTCTCCAAGGGATCTCGCCTATTTTGATGCAGACGGCAAACAGTGGCGTGCCGACGCTGGAAGTTACGAGATACAGGTCGGCACCTCTTCACGTTCGATTCGTCGGATCGTAACACTCGAATTGGAAGAGAGCTGGACGGAAGCCGTCCCACTTTCCAGAAATTTTACCAATATGTGA
- a CDS encoding universal stress protein: MKRLLLCTDGSAYSGTACRYAAWVAGRTGARVDMLYVSNLHQYEAPFLMDLGASLGASPYTAVMGQLDEIEKQKAGMIKEYGLKIFADAGVNCPVEFHHEVGILVDAIQDYEEQEAGLVILGKRGENAEAAMEHLGHNMERVVRASKMPCLVTNREYREVKRVVFAYDGGESCLKALEWMAQSKLLKGLELHLISVGEGHGKGEASGHLAKAEPKLRAAGFDVHAQVLTGNVEDSIEDYVVDVDADLLVMGAYGHSRIRQLLIGSTTSDLLRRCRVPILLFR, from the coding sequence ATGAAGCGATTGCTGTTGTGTACGGATGGATCCGCTTATTCCGGAACGGCTTGCCGTTATGCTGCCTGGGTAGCCGGACGGACCGGAGCGAGGGTGGATATGCTCTACGTCTCGAACCTTCACCAGTATGAGGCTCCGTTCCTGATGGACCTTGGGGCCAGCCTTGGGGCCTCGCCCTATACCGCGGTGATGGGGCAGCTTGACGAGATCGAGAAGCAGAAGGCCGGAATGATCAAGGAGTACGGCCTGAAGATTTTCGCCGATGCGGGAGTGAACTGTCCGGTCGAGTTCCACCATGAGGTCGGCATCCTGGTCGATGCGATTCAGGACTACGAGGAGCAGGAGGCCGGTCTGGTTATCCTGGGCAAGCGCGGTGAGAACGCCGAGGCTGCGATGGAACACCTCGGGCACAACATGGAACGCGTGGTTCGCGCCAGCAAAATGCCCTGCCTCGTAACCAACCGCGAGTACCGCGAGGTCAAACGGGTGGTCTTCGCCTATGACGGCGGGGAAAGTTGCCTCAAGGCCCTCGAATGGATGGCTCAGAGTAAGCTCCTCAAGGGGCTCGAACTGCACCTGATCAGCGTGGGTGAAGGTCACGGTAAGGGTGAGGCTTCGGGCCATCTGGCCAAGGCTGAGCCGAAGCTGCGGGCCGCCGGCTTCGATGTCCACGCCCAGGTGTTGACCGGCAATGTCGAGGATTCGATCGAGGACTACGTGGTGGACGTTGACGCGGACCTGCTGGTCATGGGGGCCTACGGGCACAGCCGCATCCGGCAGTTGCTCATCGGCAGCACGACCAGCGACCTGTTGCGCCGCTGTCGCGTGCCGATCCTGCTTTTCCGCTAG
- a CDS encoding glucose-1-phosphate adenylyltransferase produces MKRKVICVIMGGGRGTRLYPLTQERCKPAVPLAGKYRLVDIPISNCLNSGYNQIHILTQFNTASLHNHIQSSYQFDPFGGGFVDILSAEQTENGENWYQGTADAVRQNLHHYGANDEDLFLILSGDQLYRMDFRKIVEHHLETKADITIAAKPVLKSEVTGLGVMKVSDDYTIQEFVEKPTDPAVIDGLLISERLRESLSESKGKGDVCLASMGIYVFSKKVMYEALQTDQTDFGKEIIPSLLGKKKLVSYLFDGYWEDIGTVRSFFDANLALTDNVPPFNFFDPERPVYTRARYLPASKFNNCHLDHVLSAGGGLVDTGRMRRVVLGVRGVVRENCDLENVVMMGADWMESPEEAARHQLPLGIGRNCRIRNAIIDKNARIGDNVVLDPAGKPDNWQEGSVYVRDGVLIVMKKGVVPSGTVVQA; encoded by the coding sequence ATGAAGAGAAAAGTCATTTGTGTAATCATGGGTGGCGGACGCGGCACGCGTCTGTACCCCCTCACCCAGGAACGTTGCAAACCGGCTGTGCCTCTGGCGGGCAAATACCGGCTGGTGGACATCCCGATCAGCAATTGCCTGAACTCGGGCTACAACCAGATTCACATCCTCACGCAGTTCAACACCGCCTCGCTGCACAACCACATCCAGTCCTCCTACCAGTTCGACCCCTTTGGCGGCGGTTTCGTGGACATTCTTTCGGCCGAACAGACCGAGAACGGCGAAAACTGGTATCAGGGCACGGCGGACGCCGTGCGCCAGAACCTCCACCACTACGGGGCCAACGACGAAGACCTTTTCCTCATCCTCTCCGGCGACCAGCTTTACCGGATGGACTTCCGCAAGATCGTCGAGCACCACCTGGAGACCAAGGCCGACATCACCATCGCCGCCAAGCCCGTGCTCAAGAGCGAAGTTACCGGCCTGGGCGTGATGAAGGTTTCGGATGACTACACGATCCAGGAATTTGTGGAAAAGCCGACCGATCCCGCCGTGATCGATGGCCTGCTGATCAGCGAGCGCCTGCGCGAATCCCTGAGTGAGTCCAAGGGTAAGGGGGATGTGTGCCTGGCCTCGATGGGGATCTACGTCTTTAGCAAGAAGGTCATGTACGAGGCCCTGCAAACCGACCAGACCGACTTCGGCAAGGAGATCATCCCCAGCCTGCTGGGCAAGAAGAAGCTGGTCAGCTACCTGTTCGACGGGTACTGGGAGGACATCGGGACCGTGCGCTCGTTCTTCGACGCCAACCTGGCGCTGACTGACAATGTGCCGCCCTTCAATTTCTTTGATCCGGAGCGCCCCGTCTATACCCGCGCCCGCTACCTGCCTGCGTCCAAGTTTAATAACTGCCACCTGGACCACGTGCTTTCCGCTGGTGGCGGTCTGGTCGATACCGGCCGTATGCGCCGTGTGGTGCTTGGCGTCCGAGGAGTGGTGCGTGAGAACTGCGACCTGGAAAACGTCGTCATGATGGGGGCGGACTGGATGGAATCCCCCGAGGAGGCCGCCCGGCACCAGTTGCCGCTCGGGATCGGGCGCAACTGCCGCATTCGCAACGCCATCATCGACAAAAACGCCCGCATCGGCGACAACGTCGTGCTCGACCCGGCGGGCAAGCCCGACAACTGGCAAGAGGGTTCGGTTTACGTGCGTGACGGCGTGCTTATCGTGATGAAAAAGGGAGTTGTGCCCAGCGGAACGGTTGTTCAAGCTTAG
- the glmS gene encoding glutamine--fructose-6-phosphate transaminase (isomerizing) — MCGIVGYVGKHAASSILVEGLKHLEYRGYDSSGLALSEGNDIEVIKKTGRVAVLAGLAQKRASKARMGISHTRWATHGGVTDENAHPHLSWDGKIALVHNGVIENYQALRTFLEGEGATFRSETDSEALANLIAYHYARRDKNDAAHNPLVSAVRQSLLHVEGTYGIAVICSELPDEIVGARKGSPLCIGVGQGENLIASDVAAFVGRTQNVVYLDDGQIVHLTRDDFTITTIGEETVSPVINQIDWKIEEAELGSFTHFMEKEIFEQPQALENAMRGRFSDDESTAKFGGLNLDAREWRQIDRIVFCGCGTAWHACLVAEYLIERYARIPVEVEYASEFRYRNAPLDKNALFFVVSQSGETIDTLEALREAQRKGFRVLGITNGVGATIARESDGGVYQHSGPEIGVASTKAFTAQLLISGMLSLYLGRMRDLSFGDGREMVQAFKSVPGLVSQILDQADKIKAIAERYADHQDFLFLGRQSMFPIALEGALKLKEISYIHAEGYPAAEMKHGPIALISEQCPSVVLSPHGDTLQKVLSNIAETRARKGRVIAITSAGKDFPETAADDIIRIPSAHSCVMPILATIPLQLLAYHIACKRGCDVDKPRNLAKSVTVE, encoded by the coding sequence ATGTGCGGAATCGTAGGTTACGTCGGCAAGCATGCCGCCAGCTCCATTTTGGTCGAAGGACTCAAGCACCTCGAATACCGGGGCTATGACTCCTCGGGCCTCGCGCTGTCCGAGGGCAACGACATCGAAGTCATCAAAAAGACCGGCCGGGTGGCCGTGCTGGCTGGGCTGGCGCAGAAGCGCGCCTCCAAGGCCCGGATGGGCATCAGCCATACCCGCTGGGCCACCCACGGCGGTGTGACCGACGAGAACGCCCACCCCCACCTGAGCTGGGACGGCAAGATCGCCCTCGTCCACAACGGCGTGATCGAAAACTACCAGGCGCTGCGGACCTTTCTGGAGGGCGAAGGCGCCACCTTCCGCTCCGAGACCGACTCCGAGGCGCTGGCCAACCTCATCGCCTACCACTACGCCCGCCGCGACAAAAACGACGCTGCCCACAACCCGCTGGTAAGCGCCGTGCGCCAGAGCCTGCTCCACGTCGAGGGCACCTACGGCATCGCCGTCATCTGCTCCGAGCTGCCGGACGAGATCGTCGGCGCGCGCAAGGGCTCCCCCCTGTGCATCGGCGTCGGCCAAGGCGAGAACCTCATCGCCAGCGACGTGGCCGCCTTCGTCGGGCGCACGCAGAACGTCGTTTACCTCGACGACGGGCAGATTGTCCACCTCACCCGCGACGACTTTACCATCACCACCATCGGCGAGGAGACCGTCAGCCCGGTCATCAACCAGATCGACTGGAAGATCGAGGAAGCCGAGCTGGGCAGCTTTACCCACTTCATGGAGAAGGAAATCTTCGAGCAGCCCCAGGCGCTCGAAAACGCCATGCGCGGCCGCTTCTCCGACGACGAGTCCACCGCCAAGTTCGGCGGGCTCAACCTCGACGCCCGCGAGTGGCGGCAGATCGACCGCATCGTCTTCTGCGGCTGCGGCACCGCCTGGCACGCCTGCCTCGTGGCCGAGTACCTGATCGAGCGCTACGCCCGCATCCCGGTCGAAGTCGAGTACGCCAGCGAATTCCGCTACCGCAACGCCCCGCTGGACAAAAACGCCCTCTTTTTCGTAGTCAGCCAGAGCGGCGAGACCATTGACACCCTCGAAGCGCTTCGCGAGGCCCAGCGCAAGGGCTTCCGCGTGCTCGGGATCACCAACGGCGTCGGCGCGACCATCGCCCGCGAATCCGACGGCGGCGTTTACCAGCACTCCGGCCCTGAGATCGGCGTCGCCTCGACCAAGGCCTTTACCGCCCAGCTCCTCATCTCGGGCATGCTCAGTCTCTACCTCGGGCGCATGCGCGACCTGTCCTTCGGCGACGGGCGCGAGATGGTCCAGGCTTTCAAGTCCGTCCCCGGCCTCGTCAGCCAGATCCTTGACCAGGCCGACAAGATCAAGGCCATCGCCGAGCGTTACGCCGACCATCAGGACTTCCTCTTCCTCGGACGGCAGAGCATGTTCCCCATCGCGCTGGAGGGGGCGCTCAAGCTCAAGGAGATTTCCTACATCCACGCCGAAGGCTACCCGGCAGCCGAAATGAAACACGGCCCCATCGCCCTCATCAGCGAACAATGCCCGAGCGTCGTCCTCTCGCCACACGGAGACACCCTGCAAAAAGTCCTCTCCAACATCGCGGAAACCCGCGCCCGCAAGGGCCGCGTCATCGCCATCACCAGCGCGGGCAAGGACTTCCCCGAGACGGCGGCGGACGACATCATCCGCATCCCCTCGGCCCACAGTTGCGTCATGCCCATCCTGGCCACCATCCCGCTCCAGCTCCTGGCCTACCACATCGCCTGCAAACGCGGCTGCGACGTGGACAAGCCGCGCAACCTGGCCAAAAGCGTGACGGTGGAGTAA
- a CDS encoding rolling circle replication-associated protein, with product MTSDSIRNATRLFLNSRIEDYSNCIALTLTMKQHSGGFKLDEVRASKNFRHFMNILNKKTFGKAFQRFGKRISVVPVMENSENERLHFHALLQCPDKYSSTAGQAIFALKAQSLWKKTHFGYDQTSSRLAADEGWTGYITKLKGQADQIDWENFHWN from the coding sequence ATGACTTCGGATAGTATACGCAATGCAACCAGATTATTCCTAAACAGTAGGATAGAAGACTATTCAAATTGCATAGCTCTCACCTTAACGATGAAACAGCATTCAGGGGGCTTTAAATTAGACGAAGTGCGTGCCAGCAAGAACTTTAGGCACTTCATGAATATACTAAATAAGAAGACATTTGGCAAGGCTTTTCAACGTTTCGGGAAACGAATATCAGTCGTACCAGTGATGGAAAACTCAGAAAACGAACGTCTGCACTTTCATGCCTTACTTCAATGCCCTGATAAATACTCTTCGACTGCGGGCCAGGCCATTTTTGCGCTAAAAGCACAGTCTTTATGGAAAAAGACACACTTTGGATATGACCAAACGTCCAGTCGGTTGGCGGCCGACGAAGGCTGGACAGGTTACATAACCAAACTCAAAGGACAAGCCGATCAGATAGACTGGGAAAATTTCCACTGGAATTGA
- a CDS encoding IS30 family transposase — MSTRSYRRLRVEDRPIIYRMRKAGKSQREIAHFLGFSQSSISKELSRNRGLRGYRPGQAHAKALGRQQCKRRRHRVIEGELEALVRERIECKHSPEQISGALRRQGRPAPSRTSIYTFIQADRDRGGTLYRHLRINGKRRYRHKNKASRHKLPARVDIELRPAIVQRRERYGDWEADLIAGCRGGGYLLSLYERKSRYGRLALLQSKDANETAEAIIGVLQGYRVHTITYDNGLEFAGHRRVSEALGAAGFFCKPYHSWEKGGVENFNGLVRQYFPKGTNFLDVGEPRLAHIEAQLNQRPRKTLHFLSPNNLKLHFAA; from the coding sequence ATGTCAACAAGAAGCTACCGTCGCCTCCGCGTGGAGGATCGTCCCATTATTTATCGCATGCGTAAAGCCGGAAAGAGTCAGCGCGAGATCGCCCATTTTCTGGGGTTTTCTCAATCGAGCATCAGCAAGGAGCTGAGTCGTAATCGGGGGCTGCGCGGGTATCGTCCTGGACAAGCGCATGCCAAGGCGCTTGGGCGTCAGCAGTGCAAGCGTCGTCGTCACCGCGTGATCGAGGGAGAGTTGGAGGCCCTCGTGCGGGAGCGGATTGAGTGCAAGCACAGCCCCGAGCAGATCAGCGGAGCTCTGCGGCGGCAGGGGCGTCCGGCGCCTTCGCGTACGAGCATCTACACGTTTATCCAGGCTGACCGTGATCGCGGGGGCACGCTTTACCGGCACCTGCGCATCAACGGCAAACGCCGCTACCGGCACAAGAACAAAGCCAGCCGCCACAAGCTCCCGGCCCGCGTGGACATTGAGCTGCGGCCTGCGATCGTGCAGCGGCGCGAGCGTTACGGCGACTGGGAGGCGGACCTCATCGCCGGTTGCCGGGGTGGAGGCTACCTGCTGAGTCTTTACGAGCGCAAGAGCCGCTATGGGCGGCTGGCGCTGCTGCAAAGCAAAGATGCCAACGAGACCGCTGAGGCCATTATCGGCGTCCTGCAAGGCTACCGCGTGCACACCATCACCTATGACAACGGGCTGGAGTTCGCCGGACACCGGCGCGTCAGTGAGGCCCTCGGCGCAGCCGGATTCTTTTGCAAGCCCTACCACTCATGGGAAAAAGGCGGCGTCGAGAACTTCAACGGACTCGTCCGACAATACTTCCCCAAGGGCACAAACTTCCTCGATGTGGGCGAGCCTAGGCTCGCCCACATCGAAGCCCAACTCAACCAACGCCCACGCAAAACCCTACACTTCCTTTCTCCCAACAACCTCAAACTACACTTCGCCGCTTGA